TCGCGGTGCGGTGGACGGCCTCGGCGAGCTTGTTGCCGAGCAGGTGGGGGTGGTCCTCGTCGCCTTCGGCCGCCTCGAGCCACAGCAGGGGCCGGGCTGGAGTGTCGGCCGCCTTGATGAAATAGGGAGCTCCGGCGTCGCCGTCGTCCCACAGGCAAAGAGGGTGTGTCAACGCCAGGCTGCGGGCCTGCATCCACGTCATGAAGTGAGAACGCTGGAGAATCATGTGGGTGTGCGCCGATTCTACCCTCAACCGGACGTGTGCCTGACCGGTCGTCTGCCTGATGCCGGGCGGTCAGTCGCGGGTGAATTCTCCGTCATGACCCTTCATCTGGCGTTCAGCTGGGCGGTGCTCCGGGTAGGCAGCCTCTAGAATCAGGACAAGTGCGCTGCCTTCCTGCAGCGGGGTGCGGTCCCTATAGGCCGCTGGGGTGGAGTCAGGTCAAGTCGGCCTGACTCCATGCCGTTTTGTTTCGACTTCTTGCAGTTCAACTGGAGGTGAGGGTGATGGTCAAGGGTATTCGTCTGGGCGTGCTGGTGGCCCTGTGGTCGGGCAGTGCGATGGCCGCGAGTTCGGCCGGAACGGCGGAGTTGCTGTTCGCGCTGTTCTGGGTGGTGCTGGCCGCCATGGTGTTCGGGGCGGTCGCCTCAAAGCTGGGGGTTCCGGCGGTGGTGGGGCAGGTGCTGGCCGGGATCTTGATCGGGCCGAGCGTGCTGAGTCTGGTCCGCCCGGACGAGTTCCTGCTGAGTCTGGCGGAGCTGGGCGCGGTGTTCCTGCTGTTCATGGTGGGCCTCGAGACCCGCTTCCGGGACCTGCTGTCCGTGGGGAAGGAGGCGCTGCTGGTGGCGGTGCTGGGCATCGTGTTCCCGCTGGCGCTGGGCTTCGGGTTCGGCCTGTGGCAGGACCAGGGGAACGTGAGTGCGCTGTTCGTGGGGACCGCACTCGTGGCGACGTCGGTGGGCATCACGGCGAAGGTCCTGCAGGAGATGGGCGTGCTGGACGCCCGCTTCGCGCAGGTGATCCTGGGTGCGGCCGTCATCGACGACATCCTGGGCCTGACGCTGCTGGCTGTCGTCAGCGGCCTGGGCGCCGGGGAGAGCATGAGTGCCGGACAGGTCGCGTTGATCCTGGGTCTCAGCGTGGGCTTCGTGGCGCTGGTTCTCGCGGTCGGCATTCCGCTTGTCCGCCGCTTCCAGCCCCGCCTGCAGAACCTGAGCCTGGCGCGCATGTTCAACGTGGCGATCGTCGTGGGCCTGGGCGTGGCCGCGCTGAGCACCGTGGCGGGCCTCGCGCCGATCATCGGGGCGTTCCTGGCGGGCATGGTCCTCGCGGAGGTGAAGGACGAGGTGGAATTCGAGTCGAAGGTGCACGCCCTGGAATCATTCCTCGCCCCGATCTTCTTCGTGGTCGTCGGGTTGCAGCTGGACCTGGGCGTCCTGGGTGACCCGGTCGTGATCGTCGCGGGCCTGATCCTGACGGTGCTGGCCGTGATCGGCAAGGTCGTGGGCGGCCTGCTGGGCGCGCGCAGCATGGGCAGGCGGCAGTCGCTGCTGGTCGGCGTGGGCATGGTCCCGCGCGGCGAGGTCGGGTTGATCGTCGCCAGCCTGGGCCTCGCGGCGGGCGTGATCGGCAAGCAGGTGTACGCCGAGGTGCTCCTGATGGTTCTCCTGACGACCGTGCTGGCCCCGCTGGCCCTGCGCGTCCTGGCGCGCCGCCCGGAGCCGGACGCCCCCGTCACCTGAACCCGGTGAGCTGAGGGAGGGGACGAGCTGCGTGAGCCGTCCCCTCCTGCCTTTTCCCGCCCGTGCGGTACCCTGAAGGGATGCCGGACGTTCCCGCCCCTCCCACCCGTTCCCGCCTGAGACTGCGGGTGTCCCCCGCTGCCGAGGCGCACGTCCGCGCCGGGCACCCCTGGGTGTACGAGTCCAGCCTCCGCGCCCAGAACCGCGACGGCGACGCGGGCGAGCTGGCCGTCATCTACGACCGCCGCGACCGCTTCCTGGCGATCGGCCTGTTCGACCCGGACAGCCCACTGCGGGTGCGGGTGCTGCACCAGGGCACCCCGGCCACGCTGGACGACGCGTGGTGGGCCGCGCGGCTGGACGAGGCGCTGCTGCGCCGCGCGCCGCTGTTCGGACCGGACACCGACGGGTACCGCGTCGTGAACGGCGAATCCGACGGCTTCCCCGGACTGGTCGTGGACCGCTACGCGAGCACGCTGGTCGTCAAGCTGTACACCGCCGCGTGGTTCCCGCACCTGAAGCTCATGCTGGTCCTCCTCGCCGAGCGCTTCCCGGACTTCGCGCTGGTGCTACGCCTGAGCCGCAACATCCAGACCCGCGCCCGCCAGGAGGGCCTGTTCGACGGGCAGCTCCTCGCGGGGAACGTCGGCAGCGGCACCGTCGTCTTCCACGAGACCGGGCTGGCCTTCGAGGCGGAAGTGCTGCGCGGCCAGAAGACCGGGTTCTTCCTCGACCAGCGTGACAACCGCCGCCGCGTCGAGAAGTACGCGCGGGGCCGCCGGGTCCTGAACGCCTTCTCGTTCAGCGGCGGTTTCAGCCTGTACGCCGCGCGGGGCGGGGCGGCGCACGTCGTCAGCCTCGACATCAGCGCCCACGCGCTGGACAGCGCCGAACGCAACTACGCCCTGAACCCGAAACTCACCGCCCCGCACGAGACCGTCCAGGCCGACGTGTTCGAATGGCTCGCCGACACCGACCGCGACTTCGACCTCGTGATCCTCGACCCGCCCTCCCTGGCCCGCCGCGAGACCGAACGGGCAGGCGCGATCCGCGCGTACGGGAAACTGGCCGCCGACGGCATCCGCCGCCTCGCCCAGGGCGGCATCCTCCTGAGCGCCTCATGCTCCGCGCACGTCACCGCCGAGGAATTCTGGGACGCCGTCCGCGACGCCGCCACCCGCTCGGGCCGCAAGTGGCGCGAACTGCACACCAGCCAGCACGCCCCCGACCACCACGCGACCTTCGCGGAAGCGCAGTACCTCAAGGCCATCTTCATCCAGTTCGACTGACCCCGCGCGCTCTAGCATGGGCGGGTGCCTGCGCTCCGCAAGATCATTCACGTGGACATGGACGCGTTCTACGCGTCGGTGGAGCAGCGGGATGACGCGCGGCTGCGGGGGCGGCCCGTGGCGGTCGCGTGGGGCGGGCGGCGCTCGGTGGTCCTGACCGCGAGTTACGAGGCGCGGCCGTTCGGGGTGCGGTCGGCGATGCCGCTGTACCGGGCGCTGGAGCGCTGCCCGGACCTGGTGGTGGTGGAGCCGAGGTTCGAGGCGTACCGGGAGGTGAGCGCGCAGATCCGCGCGGTGTTCCACTCGTTCACGCCGCTGGTGGAGCCGCTGTCGCTGGACGAGGCGTACCTGGACGTGACCGCCCCATTGACGGGCGGGCCGAGTGCGACGCTCATCGCGCAGGCGATCCGGCGGAAGATCCGCGCGGGGACGGGCCTGACGGCGACGGCGGGCGTGAGCGTGAACAAGTTCCTGGCGAAACTCGCCAGCGGCCTGCACAAGCCCGACGGGCTGACCGTGATCCTGCCCGCGCAGGTGGACGCGCTGCTGGCTGTGCTCCCGGTGGGGGACTTTCACGGGATCGGTCCGGCGACCGCCGCGAAGCTGGCCGGGATGGGCATCCACACGGGCGCGGACCTGCGCGCCGCCGATCCGGCCGCCCTGACGGCGCGGTTCGGGGTGCACGGCGCGCACTTCTCGCGGATCGCGCGGGGCCTGGACGACCGGCCGGTCGAACCGGACCGCCCGCACCGCAGCGTGGGCACCGAGGAGACGTACGGGCACGACCTGCGCGGGGTGGACGCGGTGGCCGCCCGACTGCCCGTGCTGGCGCAGGGGGTGGAGCGCCGCCTAGAGCGGGCCGGGCTGGCCGCGCGGACGGTGGTGCTGAAACTGAAGTTCGACGACCGCAGCGTCCTCACGCGCCGGGTCACCCTCCCGCTGCCCGTTCACGCCGCGCCGGAGCTGGCCCGCGCCGCCGCGCGCCTGCTGACGCCGGAGCTGCTCGCGGGGCGGGGCGTGCGGCTGGCGGGCATCACGGCAGCCTCGCTGGTCCCGGCGGGGCAGGTGCCCACGCAACCGCTGCTGCTGGGCGGATAGGGCAGAGGCCCGGTGGAGGGGTAGAGTCGGGCGGTGACCCTGCCCCTGCGCGCCGTGATCTTCGACCTGGACGACACGCTGTTCGACGACACGAGTTGCACGCACGCGGGCCTGCGTGCCCTGGCGGCGCATTCCGGCCTGAGCGTCCCGCCCGCCGAGCTGTTCGCGCGGCACGCGGCGCACATCCGCGGCATCGACCCGCTGCTGTTCCGGGGCGAACTGACCGCGCACGCGGCGCGGGTGCTGCGCTTCACGCGCCTCCTGACCGAGCTGGGCGTGCCCGATCCGGACGGCGAGGCGGCGACCGTCACGTACCGGGG
The Deinococcus sedimenti DNA segment above includes these coding regions:
- a CDS encoding 23S rRNA (cytosine(2499)-C(5))-methyltransferase, with product MPDVPAPPTRSRLRLRVSPAAEAHVRAGHPWVYESSLRAQNRDGDAGELAVIYDRRDRFLAIGLFDPDSPLRVRVLHQGTPATLDDAWWAARLDEALLRRAPLFGPDTDGYRVVNGESDGFPGLVVDRYASTLVVKLYTAAWFPHLKLMLVLLAERFPDFALVLRLSRNIQTRARQEGLFDGQLLAGNVGSGTVVFHETGLAFEAEVLRGQKTGFFLDQRDNRRRVEKYARGRRVLNAFSFSGGFSLYAARGGAAHVVSLDISAHALDSAERNYALNPKLTAPHETVQADVFEWLADTDRDFDLVILDPPSLARRETERAGAIRAYGKLAADGIRRLAQGGILLSASCSAHVTAEEFWDAVRDAATRSGRKWRELHTSQHAPDHHATFAEAQYLKAIFIQFD
- a CDS encoding cation:proton antiporter, with translation MVKGIRLGVLVALWSGSAMAASSAGTAELLFALFWVVLAAMVFGAVASKLGVPAVVGQVLAGILIGPSVLSLVRPDEFLLSLAELGAVFLLFMVGLETRFRDLLSVGKEALLVAVLGIVFPLALGFGFGLWQDQGNVSALFVGTALVATSVGITAKVLQEMGVLDARFAQVILGAAVIDDILGLTLLAVVSGLGAGESMSAGQVALILGLSVGFVALVLAVGIPLVRRFQPRLQNLSLARMFNVAIVVGLGVAALSTVAGLAPIIGAFLAGMVLAEVKDEVEFESKVHALESFLAPIFFVVVGLQLDLGVLGDPVVIVAGLILTVLAVIGKVVGGLLGARSMGRRQSLLVGVGMVPRGEVGLIVASLGLAAGVIGKQVYAEVLLMVLLTTVLAPLALRVLARRPEPDAPVT
- the dinB gene encoding DNA polymerase IV, producing MPALRKIIHVDMDAFYASVEQRDDARLRGRPVAVAWGGRRSVVLTASYEARPFGVRSAMPLYRALERCPDLVVVEPRFEAYREVSAQIRAVFHSFTPLVEPLSLDEAYLDVTAPLTGGPSATLIAQAIRRKIRAGTGLTATAGVSVNKFLAKLASGLHKPDGLTVILPAQVDALLAVLPVGDFHGIGPATAAKLAGMGIHTGADLRAADPAALTARFGVHGAHFSRIARGLDDRPVEPDRPHRSVGTEETYGHDLRGVDAVAARLPVLAQGVERRLERAGLAARTVVLKLKFDDRSVLTRRVTLPLPVHAAPELARAAARLLTPELLAGRGVRLAGITAASLVPAGQVPTQPLLLGG